A DNA window from Streptomyces bacillaris contains the following coding sequences:
- a CDS encoding DUF742 domain-containing protein: protein MTPPPASPDPYGALHHASYDGEGDQPLVRPYAMTGGRTRPRYQLAIEALVSTTADPAHLGTLLPEHQRICHLCREVKSVAEVSALLSMPLGVARILVADLAEAGMVAIHQPGNGEAGGAPDVTLLERVLSGLRKL, encoded by the coding sequence ATGACCCCGCCACCCGCCTCACCCGATCCGTACGGCGCACTGCACCACGCGTCGTACGACGGTGAAGGCGACCAGCCGCTGGTTCGCCCCTATGCCATGACCGGCGGCCGGACCCGGCCGCGTTACCAGCTCGCGATAGAGGCACTGGTCAGCACCACCGCGGACCCGGCGCATCTGGGGACGCTGCTCCCCGAGCACCAGCGGATCTGCCACCTCTGCCGCGAGGTCAAGTCGGTGGCCGAGGTCTCCGCGCTGCTGTCGATGCCGCTCGGCGTCGCCCGCATCCTCGTGGCGGACCTGGCGGAAGCCGGCATGGTGGCCATCCACCAGCCGGGCAACGGAGAGGCCGGCGGCGCGCCGGATGTGACACTGCTCGAAAGGGTGCTCAGTGGACTTCGCAAGCTCTAG
- a CDS encoding GTP-binding protein, giving the protein MDFASSSGGTARATTSAKIVVAGGFGVGKTTFVGAVSEINPLRTEAVMTSASAGIDDLTHTGDKTTTTVAMDFGRITLDQDLILYLFGTPGQDRFWFMWDDLVRGAIGAVVLVDTRRLADCFPAVDYFENSGLPFVIALNGFDGHQPYTPDEVREALQIGPDAPIITTDARHRADAKSGLITLVEHALMARLK; this is encoded by the coding sequence GTGGACTTCGCAAGCTCTAGCGGCGGGACGGCTCGCGCCACTACCTCGGCGAAGATCGTGGTGGCGGGCGGCTTCGGCGTGGGTAAGACCACGTTTGTCGGTGCCGTTTCGGAGATCAATCCGCTGCGCACCGAAGCCGTGATGACGTCCGCCTCCGCGGGCATCGACGACCTCACCCACACCGGGGACAAGACCACCACGACGGTGGCCATGGACTTCGGCCGCATCACGCTCGACCAGGACCTGATCCTGTACCTCTTCGGTACGCCCGGCCAGGACCGCTTCTGGTTCATGTGGGACGACCTGGTCCGCGGCGCCATCGGCGCCGTCGTCCTCGTCGACACCCGCCGCCTCGCCGACTGCTTCCCCGCCGTCGACTACTTCGAAAACAGCGGCCTCCCCTTCGTCATCGCCCTCAACGGCTTCGACGGACACCAGCCCTACACCCCCGACGAAGTACGCGAGGCCCTGCAGATCGGACCGGACGCGCCCATCATCACGACGGACGCGCGGCACCGCGCGGACGCAAAGAGCGGCCTGATCACCCTGGTCG
- a CDS encoding roadblock/LC7 domain-containing protein translates to MSQAAQNLNWLITNFVDNTPGVSHTVVVSADGLLLAMSEGFPRDRADQLAAVASGLTSLTAGASRIFEGGAVSQTVVEMERGFLFLMSISDGSSLAVLAHPDADIGLVGYEMALLVDRAGTVLTPDLRAELQGSLLH, encoded by the coding sequence ATGAGTCAGGCCGCGCAGAATCTGAACTGGCTGATCACCAACTTCGTGGACAACACCCCAGGGGTGTCCCACACGGTGGTGGTCTCCGCGGATGGCCTGCTGCTGGCGATGTCCGAAGGATTCCCGCGCGACCGCGCCGACCAGCTGGCGGCCGTCGCCTCCGGTCTGACGTCGCTGACCGCGGGCGCCTCGCGGATCTTCGAGGGCGGCGCCGTCAGCCAGACCGTCGTGGAGATGGAGCGCGGGTTCCTCTTCCTGATGTCCATCTCCGACGGCTCGTCACTCGCCGTCCTCGCCCACCCGGACGCCGACATCGGTCTCGTCGGCTACGAGATGGCCCTCCTGGTCGACCGTGCGGGCACCGTCCTCACGCCCGACCTCCGCGCCGAACTCCAAGGCAGTCTGCTCCACTAG